A single genomic interval of Amblyomma americanum isolate KBUSLIRL-KWMA chromosome 11, ASM5285725v1, whole genome shotgun sequence harbors:
- the LOC144110610 gene encoding rho family-interacting cell polarization regulator 2-like isoform X2, with the protein MTSRDYAFPASWDQPLGRRWKSVLLVEGEDMSLSERLKPRQQAVDPGSGSVLARSRSFAGLLHGGGHRRTPSAASGSSGGQPPPADGSLSSSSGASSGSSTLSKSSVLGQHHSPHAPRRILQGISSTWSGKPPRSPRPARTLLIFNAVERGLRECVSLAQEDILSLRSSVDNLSLSSSQQLKAAERYLKRIEFQLSKVEELREHYEVQQRMRDGVRSMAYAYVLSPGCEKDNALHGVRSGYRECVDTLCILEAHLEQLMGTLQFQMRGIQGFARLCAGDNFEISVKHGDQKWKSRGRVLKDGQQVWDNQQIIIKALLGEFLYIKAVEVRGLGKNVLLGNKSCEIKELFSSHSQLMTINLNSSGSLKLNLVITWNPLHGCMDDSLSGSKQSPPVLGVMSSPFTRRRGTSPFRNDTILERTGSMVHELETGQRDWRPQVSEWEAPRRRLTPQGSSAGGSIGSGGGSMSAPSSVLTSPNEEFPRAAAGQTLLVNSYVHNRPQSPTLRAVETTTSQRWSSMGGDSGSDCCSSLDLAESGGKVSPPSSASSPLREAVQGLSSCLEDIQGHYPELHSLEQSIAELDRMLRKRSHHRRGSTGSNVSISVESALGCFDFLDSEETESSESSPIRQSPYKIRETKNGGTADSGVALLKDRKSPISGGSTPSPVTVSTGSDQLDCVIAVHCRYCIRLVESLGTFGPLRCRERASIEKLQHQSRLLYKLLRVANRFAEDRRPLYGSQLVEEDDIGHLWCQMGTNDGLVTTLLKLREPLIRLVRSRLNNTIVSERVVTMVLQKMLDVTRLEPDMRVTVLQFQTYFAQLGSSLFMDHVEQLEAELKVLDSLSSRELPIVKRTLSALKNVVPTKELLFAVSQILVCGDRQLSNLAEQYMKTAVKVTSKAQVCALLVEGLEADAALTRQGCCKALSFLQAQEYMEELVHLSYADEVAKVRHQAKEALFSFGEDGRREFQQSQLVAHGFQGLTVK; encoded by the exons AAGGCGAGGACATGTCGCTGAGCGAGCGGCTCAAGCCTCGGCAGCAGGCGGTGGACCCGGGCTCGGGCTCGGTTCTGGCCCGCAGCCGCTCCTTCGCGGGCCTCCTGCATGGTGGAGGGCACCGGCGCACGCCTAGCGCCGCGTCGGGCTCGTCTGGGGGACAGCCGCCGCCCGCCGACGGCAGCctgagcagcagcagtggcgccaGCTCCGGATCCAGCACCCTCTCCAAGA GCTCAGTGCTAGGCCAACACCATAGTCCGCATGCACCTCGACGCATCCTCCAAGGCATTTCCTCAACATGGTCCGGGAAACCTCCTAGGTCTCCTCGGCCAGCCAGGACTCTGCTGATCTTCAACGCCGTGGAAAGGGGCCTCAG GGAATGTGTCAGTTTAGCGCAAGAGGATATTCTCAGCCTGAGGTCCTCTGTGGATAATCTGTCACTCTCCTCATCGCAG CAACTGAAGGCAGCTGAAAGGTACCTCAAGCGAATTGAGTTCCAACTTTCCAAG GTGGAAGAGTTGCGTGAGCACTACGAGGTGCAGCAGAGGATGCGTGATGGCGTGCGAAGCATGGCGTATGCCTATGTCCTGTCACCAGGCTGTGAGAAGGACAATGCTTTGCACGGTGTTCGCTCCGGGTACCGGGAGTGCGTTGACACACTCTGCATTTTGGAAGCACACTTGGAGCAGCTTATGGGAACTCTGCAGTTTCAAATGAGGG gCATTCAGGGTTTTGCACGCCTCTGCGCTGGGGACAACTTTGAGATAAGTGTGAAGCACGGGGACCAGAAGTGGAAGTCGAGGGGGCGCGTCCTGAAAGATGGCCAGCAAGTCTGGGACAACCAGCAAATCATCATCAAGGCCCTGTTGGGAGAATTCCTGTACATCAAG GCTGTAGAAGTCCGCGGTCTGGGGAAGAATGTTCTTTTAGGCAACAAGTCTTGCGAGATCAAGGAACTGTTCAGCTCACATTCACAACTGATGACCATCAACCTCAACTCAAGTGGATCGCTCAAGCTAAATCTTGTCATCACCTGGAA TCCTCTTCATGGCTGCATGGATGACAGTCTGTCCGGCAGCAAACAGTCCCCTCCGGTGCTTGGTGTAATGAGCTCCCCCTTCACCAGACGGCGCGGCACTTCACCGTTCAGGAATGACACCATCCTTGAAAGGACAGGG AGCATGGTGCATGAACTGGAGACGGGTCAGCGTGACTGGCGGCCGCAGGTGTCAGAGTGGGAAGCGCCTCGGCGGCGGTTGACACCACAGGGCAGCAGTGCCGGTGGGAGCATTGGATCAGGTGGAGGAAGTATGTCGGCACCAAGCTCGGTGCTGACCAGTCCGAACGAGGAGTTTCCCCGAGCCGCTGCTGGTCAGACACTTCTTGTCAACTCGTACGTGCACAACCGGCCCCAGAGCCCTACTCTCAGGGCAGTGGAGACTACGACATCTCAGAG GTGGTCAAGCATGGGTGGCGACAGTGGCTCAGACTGCTGCAGCAGTCTCGACTTGGCCGAATCAGGCGGGAAGGTGTCTCCGCCTTCATCGGCGTCGTCACCACTGCGGGAGGCCGTTCAGGGCTTGAGCTCGTGTCTTGAAGACATCCAGGGCCACTATCCCGAGCTGCACTCCCTGGAGCAAAGCATAGCTGAGCTGGATCGCATGCTTCGG AAACGAAGTCATCACAGACGTGGATCCACTGGCTCAAATGTCAGCATCTCTGTTGAAAGTGCCCTTGGCTGCTTCGACTTTCTCGACAGTGAAGAGACTGAGTCTTCTGAAAGCAG CCCGATTCGGCAAAGCCCTTATAAGATCCGAGAGACCAAGAATGGAGGCACCGCTGACTCTGGCGTTGCATTGCTGAAAGACCGCAAGAGTCCCATCAGCGGCGGATCCACACCAAGTCCAGTCACGGTGTCCACTGGCTCAGATCAGCTGGACTGCGTTATTGCTGTGCATTGCCGCTACTGCATTCGTTTGGTTGAG AGCTTGGGCACCTTTGGGCCGCTCCGGTGTCGAGAGCGGGCATCAATAGAAAAACTACAGCACCAGTCCCGGCTTCTGTACAAGCTACTGCGTGTGGCCAACAGATTTGCTGAGGACAGGAGGCCACTGTATG GATCTCAACTTGTTGAGGAAGATGATATCGGTCACCTTTGGTGCCAAATGGGCACCAACGATGGGCTGGTGACGACCTTGTTAAAGCTGCGTGAACCACTCATTCGGCTCGTCAGGTCACGGCTGAACAACACCATCGTTTCCGAAAGAG TCGTGACGATGGTGTTGCAGAAAATGCTGGACGTGACGAGGCTGGAGCCTGACATGAGGGTCACAGTGCTGCAGTTCCAGACGTACTTTGCACAGCTGGGGAGCAGTTTGTTTATGGACCATGTGGAACAGTTGGAAGCTGAAC TGAAGGTCCTTGATTCACTGTCCTCACGTGAGCTGCCAATTGTGAAAAGGACCCTGTCGGCACTGAAGAATGTTGTGCCTACCAAGGAgctcctgtttgcagtctcccaAATTCTTGTCTGCGGCGATCGACAGCTTTCCAATCTAGCTG AACAATACATGAAGACAGCCGTAAAAGTCACCTCCAAGGCTCAG GTGTGCGCACTGTTGGTCGAAGGGCTGGAGGCTGACGCAGCGCTCACTAGGCAGGGCTGCTGTAAGGCTCTGTCTTTCCTACAA GCTCAGGAGTACATGGAGGAACTAGTGCATCTCTCCTACGCAGACGAAGTGGCCAAAGTGCGACATCAAGCCAAAGAAGCGCTGTTCTCGTTCG GTGAGGACGGGCGAAGAGAGTTTCAGCAGTCCCAGTTGGTTGCACATGGTTTCCAGGGTCTAACTGTCAAGTAG
- the LOC144110610 gene encoding rho family-interacting cell polarization regulator 2-like isoform X1: MTSRDYAFPASWDQPLGRRWKSVLLVEGEDMSLSERLKPRQQAVDPGSGSVLARSRSFAGLLHGGGHRRTPSAASGSSGGQPPPADGSLSSSSGASSGSSTLSKSSVLGQHHSPHAPRRILQGISSTWSGKPPRSPRPARTLLIFNAVERGLRECVSLAQEDILSLRSSVDNLSLSSSQSQGKLYDCEKQLKAAERYLKRIEFQLSKVEELREHYEVQQRMRDGVRSMAYAYVLSPGCEKDNALHGVRSGYRECVDTLCILEAHLEQLMGTLQFQMRGIQGFARLCAGDNFEISVKHGDQKWKSRGRVLKDGQQVWDNQQIIIKALLGEFLYIKAVEVRGLGKNVLLGNKSCEIKELFSSHSQLMTINLNSSGSLKLNLVITWNPLHGCMDDSLSGSKQSPPVLGVMSSPFTRRRGTSPFRNDTILERTGSMVHELETGQRDWRPQVSEWEAPRRRLTPQGSSAGGSIGSGGGSMSAPSSVLTSPNEEFPRAAAGQTLLVNSYVHNRPQSPTLRAVETTTSQRWSSMGGDSGSDCCSSLDLAESGGKVSPPSSASSPLREAVQGLSSCLEDIQGHYPELHSLEQSIAELDRMLRKRSHHRRGSTGSNVSISVESALGCFDFLDSEETESSESSPIRQSPYKIRETKNGGTADSGVALLKDRKSPISGGSTPSPVTVSTGSDQLDCVIAVHCRYCIRLVESLGTFGPLRCRERASIEKLQHQSRLLYKLLRVANRFAEDRRPLYGSQLVEEDDIGHLWCQMGTNDGLVTTLLKLREPLIRLVRSRLNNTIVSERVVTMVLQKMLDVTRLEPDMRVTVLQFQTYFAQLGSSLFMDHVEQLEAELKVLDSLSSRELPIVKRTLSALKNVVPTKELLFAVSQILVCGDRQLSNLAEQYMKTAVKVTSKAQVCALLVEGLEADAALTRQGCCKALSFLQAQEYMEELVHLSYADEVAKVRHQAKEALFSFGEDGRREFQQSQLVAHGFQGLTVK, translated from the exons AAGGCGAGGACATGTCGCTGAGCGAGCGGCTCAAGCCTCGGCAGCAGGCGGTGGACCCGGGCTCGGGCTCGGTTCTGGCCCGCAGCCGCTCCTTCGCGGGCCTCCTGCATGGTGGAGGGCACCGGCGCACGCCTAGCGCCGCGTCGGGCTCGTCTGGGGGACAGCCGCCGCCCGCCGACGGCAGCctgagcagcagcagtggcgccaGCTCCGGATCCAGCACCCTCTCCAAGA GCTCAGTGCTAGGCCAACACCATAGTCCGCATGCACCTCGACGCATCCTCCAAGGCATTTCCTCAACATGGTCCGGGAAACCTCCTAGGTCTCCTCGGCCAGCCAGGACTCTGCTGATCTTCAACGCCGTGGAAAGGGGCCTCAG GGAATGTGTCAGTTTAGCGCAAGAGGATATTCTCAGCCTGAGGTCCTCTGTGGATAATCTGTCACTCTCCTCATCGCAG TCTCAGGGAAAACTGTACGATTGTGAGAAG CAACTGAAGGCAGCTGAAAGGTACCTCAAGCGAATTGAGTTCCAACTTTCCAAG GTGGAAGAGTTGCGTGAGCACTACGAGGTGCAGCAGAGGATGCGTGATGGCGTGCGAAGCATGGCGTATGCCTATGTCCTGTCACCAGGCTGTGAGAAGGACAATGCTTTGCACGGTGTTCGCTCCGGGTACCGGGAGTGCGTTGACACACTCTGCATTTTGGAAGCACACTTGGAGCAGCTTATGGGAACTCTGCAGTTTCAAATGAGGG gCATTCAGGGTTTTGCACGCCTCTGCGCTGGGGACAACTTTGAGATAAGTGTGAAGCACGGGGACCAGAAGTGGAAGTCGAGGGGGCGCGTCCTGAAAGATGGCCAGCAAGTCTGGGACAACCAGCAAATCATCATCAAGGCCCTGTTGGGAGAATTCCTGTACATCAAG GCTGTAGAAGTCCGCGGTCTGGGGAAGAATGTTCTTTTAGGCAACAAGTCTTGCGAGATCAAGGAACTGTTCAGCTCACATTCACAACTGATGACCATCAACCTCAACTCAAGTGGATCGCTCAAGCTAAATCTTGTCATCACCTGGAA TCCTCTTCATGGCTGCATGGATGACAGTCTGTCCGGCAGCAAACAGTCCCCTCCGGTGCTTGGTGTAATGAGCTCCCCCTTCACCAGACGGCGCGGCACTTCACCGTTCAGGAATGACACCATCCTTGAAAGGACAGGG AGCATGGTGCATGAACTGGAGACGGGTCAGCGTGACTGGCGGCCGCAGGTGTCAGAGTGGGAAGCGCCTCGGCGGCGGTTGACACCACAGGGCAGCAGTGCCGGTGGGAGCATTGGATCAGGTGGAGGAAGTATGTCGGCACCAAGCTCGGTGCTGACCAGTCCGAACGAGGAGTTTCCCCGAGCCGCTGCTGGTCAGACACTTCTTGTCAACTCGTACGTGCACAACCGGCCCCAGAGCCCTACTCTCAGGGCAGTGGAGACTACGACATCTCAGAG GTGGTCAAGCATGGGTGGCGACAGTGGCTCAGACTGCTGCAGCAGTCTCGACTTGGCCGAATCAGGCGGGAAGGTGTCTCCGCCTTCATCGGCGTCGTCACCACTGCGGGAGGCCGTTCAGGGCTTGAGCTCGTGTCTTGAAGACATCCAGGGCCACTATCCCGAGCTGCACTCCCTGGAGCAAAGCATAGCTGAGCTGGATCGCATGCTTCGG AAACGAAGTCATCACAGACGTGGATCCACTGGCTCAAATGTCAGCATCTCTGTTGAAAGTGCCCTTGGCTGCTTCGACTTTCTCGACAGTGAAGAGACTGAGTCTTCTGAAAGCAG CCCGATTCGGCAAAGCCCTTATAAGATCCGAGAGACCAAGAATGGAGGCACCGCTGACTCTGGCGTTGCATTGCTGAAAGACCGCAAGAGTCCCATCAGCGGCGGATCCACACCAAGTCCAGTCACGGTGTCCACTGGCTCAGATCAGCTGGACTGCGTTATTGCTGTGCATTGCCGCTACTGCATTCGTTTGGTTGAG AGCTTGGGCACCTTTGGGCCGCTCCGGTGTCGAGAGCGGGCATCAATAGAAAAACTACAGCACCAGTCCCGGCTTCTGTACAAGCTACTGCGTGTGGCCAACAGATTTGCTGAGGACAGGAGGCCACTGTATG GATCTCAACTTGTTGAGGAAGATGATATCGGTCACCTTTGGTGCCAAATGGGCACCAACGATGGGCTGGTGACGACCTTGTTAAAGCTGCGTGAACCACTCATTCGGCTCGTCAGGTCACGGCTGAACAACACCATCGTTTCCGAAAGAG TCGTGACGATGGTGTTGCAGAAAATGCTGGACGTGACGAGGCTGGAGCCTGACATGAGGGTCACAGTGCTGCAGTTCCAGACGTACTTTGCACAGCTGGGGAGCAGTTTGTTTATGGACCATGTGGAACAGTTGGAAGCTGAAC TGAAGGTCCTTGATTCACTGTCCTCACGTGAGCTGCCAATTGTGAAAAGGACCCTGTCGGCACTGAAGAATGTTGTGCCTACCAAGGAgctcctgtttgcagtctcccaAATTCTTGTCTGCGGCGATCGACAGCTTTCCAATCTAGCTG AACAATACATGAAGACAGCCGTAAAAGTCACCTCCAAGGCTCAG GTGTGCGCACTGTTGGTCGAAGGGCTGGAGGCTGACGCAGCGCTCACTAGGCAGGGCTGCTGTAAGGCTCTGTCTTTCCTACAA GCTCAGGAGTACATGGAGGAACTAGTGCATCTCTCCTACGCAGACGAAGTGGCCAAAGTGCGACATCAAGCCAAAGAAGCGCTGTTCTCGTTCG GTGAGGACGGGCGAAGAGAGTTTCAGCAGTCCCAGTTGGTTGCACATGGTTTCCAGGGTCTAACTGTCAAGTAG
- the LOC144110610 gene encoding rho family-interacting cell polarization regulator 2-like isoform X4 has protein sequence MSLSERLKPRQQAVDPGSGSVLARSRSFAGLLHGGGHRRTPSAASGSSGGQPPPADGSLSSSSGASSGSSTLSKSSVLGQHHSPHAPRRILQGISSTWSGKPPRSPRPARTLLIFNAVERGLRECVSLAQEDILSLRSSVDNLSLSSSQQLKAAERYLKRIEFQLSKVEELREHYEVQQRMRDGVRSMAYAYVLSPGCEKDNALHGVRSGYRECVDTLCILEAHLEQLMGTLQFQMRGIQGFARLCAGDNFEISVKHGDQKWKSRGRVLKDGQQVWDNQQIIIKALLGEFLYIKAVEVRGLGKNVLLGNKSCEIKELFSSHSQLMTINLNSSGSLKLNLVITWNPLHGCMDDSLSGSKQSPPVLGVMSSPFTRRRGTSPFRNDTILERTGSMVHELETGQRDWRPQVSEWEAPRRRLTPQGSSAGGSIGSGGGSMSAPSSVLTSPNEEFPRAAAGQTLLVNSYVHNRPQSPTLRAVETTTSQRWSSMGGDSGSDCCSSLDLAESGGKVSPPSSASSPLREAVQGLSSCLEDIQGHYPELHSLEQSIAELDRMLRKRSHHRRGSTGSNVSISVESALGCFDFLDSEETESSESSPIRQSPYKIRETKNGGTADSGVALLKDRKSPISGGSTPSPVTVSTGSDQLDCVIAVHCRYCIRLVESLGTFGPLRCRERASIEKLQHQSRLLYKLLRVANRFAEDRRPLYGSQLVEEDDIGHLWCQMGTNDGLVTTLLKLREPLIRLVRSRLNNTIVSERVVTMVLQKMLDVTRLEPDMRVTVLQFQTYFAQLGSSLFMDHVEQLEAELKVLDSLSSRELPIVKRTLSALKNVVPTKELLFAVSQILVCGDRQLSNLAEQYMKTAVKVTSKAQVCALLVEGLEADAALTRQGCCKALSFLQAQEYMEELVHLSYADEVAKVRHQAKEALFSFGEDGRREFQQSQLVAHGFQGLTVK, from the exons ATGTCGCTGAGCGAGCGGCTCAAGCCTCGGCAGCAGGCGGTGGACCCGGGCTCGGGCTCGGTTCTGGCCCGCAGCCGCTCCTTCGCGGGCCTCCTGCATGGTGGAGGGCACCGGCGCACGCCTAGCGCCGCGTCGGGCTCGTCTGGGGGACAGCCGCCGCCCGCCGACGGCAGCctgagcagcagcagtggcgccaGCTCCGGATCCAGCACCCTCTCCAAGA GCTCAGTGCTAGGCCAACACCATAGTCCGCATGCACCTCGACGCATCCTCCAAGGCATTTCCTCAACATGGTCCGGGAAACCTCCTAGGTCTCCTCGGCCAGCCAGGACTCTGCTGATCTTCAACGCCGTGGAAAGGGGCCTCAG GGAATGTGTCAGTTTAGCGCAAGAGGATATTCTCAGCCTGAGGTCCTCTGTGGATAATCTGTCACTCTCCTCATCGCAG CAACTGAAGGCAGCTGAAAGGTACCTCAAGCGAATTGAGTTCCAACTTTCCAAG GTGGAAGAGTTGCGTGAGCACTACGAGGTGCAGCAGAGGATGCGTGATGGCGTGCGAAGCATGGCGTATGCCTATGTCCTGTCACCAGGCTGTGAGAAGGACAATGCTTTGCACGGTGTTCGCTCCGGGTACCGGGAGTGCGTTGACACACTCTGCATTTTGGAAGCACACTTGGAGCAGCTTATGGGAACTCTGCAGTTTCAAATGAGGG gCATTCAGGGTTTTGCACGCCTCTGCGCTGGGGACAACTTTGAGATAAGTGTGAAGCACGGGGACCAGAAGTGGAAGTCGAGGGGGCGCGTCCTGAAAGATGGCCAGCAAGTCTGGGACAACCAGCAAATCATCATCAAGGCCCTGTTGGGAGAATTCCTGTACATCAAG GCTGTAGAAGTCCGCGGTCTGGGGAAGAATGTTCTTTTAGGCAACAAGTCTTGCGAGATCAAGGAACTGTTCAGCTCACATTCACAACTGATGACCATCAACCTCAACTCAAGTGGATCGCTCAAGCTAAATCTTGTCATCACCTGGAA TCCTCTTCATGGCTGCATGGATGACAGTCTGTCCGGCAGCAAACAGTCCCCTCCGGTGCTTGGTGTAATGAGCTCCCCCTTCACCAGACGGCGCGGCACTTCACCGTTCAGGAATGACACCATCCTTGAAAGGACAGGG AGCATGGTGCATGAACTGGAGACGGGTCAGCGTGACTGGCGGCCGCAGGTGTCAGAGTGGGAAGCGCCTCGGCGGCGGTTGACACCACAGGGCAGCAGTGCCGGTGGGAGCATTGGATCAGGTGGAGGAAGTATGTCGGCACCAAGCTCGGTGCTGACCAGTCCGAACGAGGAGTTTCCCCGAGCCGCTGCTGGTCAGACACTTCTTGTCAACTCGTACGTGCACAACCGGCCCCAGAGCCCTACTCTCAGGGCAGTGGAGACTACGACATCTCAGAG GTGGTCAAGCATGGGTGGCGACAGTGGCTCAGACTGCTGCAGCAGTCTCGACTTGGCCGAATCAGGCGGGAAGGTGTCTCCGCCTTCATCGGCGTCGTCACCACTGCGGGAGGCCGTTCAGGGCTTGAGCTCGTGTCTTGAAGACATCCAGGGCCACTATCCCGAGCTGCACTCCCTGGAGCAAAGCATAGCTGAGCTGGATCGCATGCTTCGG AAACGAAGTCATCACAGACGTGGATCCACTGGCTCAAATGTCAGCATCTCTGTTGAAAGTGCCCTTGGCTGCTTCGACTTTCTCGACAGTGAAGAGACTGAGTCTTCTGAAAGCAG CCCGATTCGGCAAAGCCCTTATAAGATCCGAGAGACCAAGAATGGAGGCACCGCTGACTCTGGCGTTGCATTGCTGAAAGACCGCAAGAGTCCCATCAGCGGCGGATCCACACCAAGTCCAGTCACGGTGTCCACTGGCTCAGATCAGCTGGACTGCGTTATTGCTGTGCATTGCCGCTACTGCATTCGTTTGGTTGAG AGCTTGGGCACCTTTGGGCCGCTCCGGTGTCGAGAGCGGGCATCAATAGAAAAACTACAGCACCAGTCCCGGCTTCTGTACAAGCTACTGCGTGTGGCCAACAGATTTGCTGAGGACAGGAGGCCACTGTATG GATCTCAACTTGTTGAGGAAGATGATATCGGTCACCTTTGGTGCCAAATGGGCACCAACGATGGGCTGGTGACGACCTTGTTAAAGCTGCGTGAACCACTCATTCGGCTCGTCAGGTCACGGCTGAACAACACCATCGTTTCCGAAAGAG TCGTGACGATGGTGTTGCAGAAAATGCTGGACGTGACGAGGCTGGAGCCTGACATGAGGGTCACAGTGCTGCAGTTCCAGACGTACTTTGCACAGCTGGGGAGCAGTTTGTTTATGGACCATGTGGAACAGTTGGAAGCTGAAC TGAAGGTCCTTGATTCACTGTCCTCACGTGAGCTGCCAATTGTGAAAAGGACCCTGTCGGCACTGAAGAATGTTGTGCCTACCAAGGAgctcctgtttgcagtctcccaAATTCTTGTCTGCGGCGATCGACAGCTTTCCAATCTAGCTG AACAATACATGAAGACAGCCGTAAAAGTCACCTCCAAGGCTCAG GTGTGCGCACTGTTGGTCGAAGGGCTGGAGGCTGACGCAGCGCTCACTAGGCAGGGCTGCTGTAAGGCTCTGTCTTTCCTACAA GCTCAGGAGTACATGGAGGAACTAGTGCATCTCTCCTACGCAGACGAAGTGGCCAAAGTGCGACATCAAGCCAAAGAAGCGCTGTTCTCGTTCG GTGAGGACGGGCGAAGAGAGTTTCAGCAGTCCCAGTTGGTTGCACATGGTTTCCAGGGTCTAACTGTCAAGTAG